A portion of the Nitrospira sp. genome contains these proteins:
- a CDS encoding fumarylacetoacetate hydrolase family protein has product MREDRIARINWEGKVWYARPEGTDLVLLSGSPLDGLIATNRRVAITEVGFLPPVPATKLIGIGANFPGEEPLGPDPYPSFFIKPPSSFTGHEMTVELPRIFRSVLAEGELGVVLRRRCRELTPDEVPAAILGWTVVNDLSGRDSILRVVPPAAKKSADGFAPIGPYLNLDSTIRPFTLTTRRNGAVVQQGTTAAMRFDVVQCLVYLSSVMTLEPYDIVALGTPPPKPALVPGDEVAVEIEGIGRLVNRIAARGACAHFTGKTV; this is encoded by the coding sequence GTGCGTGAGGACCGGATCGCTCGAATCAATTGGGAGGGAAAGGTCTGGTACGCCAGACCCGAGGGAACCGATCTAGTACTCTTGTCCGGATCTCCGCTCGATGGGTTGATTGCAACGAACAGGCGTGTCGCGATCACGGAGGTCGGGTTCCTGCCGCCTGTTCCAGCGACGAAACTGATCGGGATCGGCGCCAATTTCCCCGGCGAGGAGCCGCTGGGCCCTGATCCATACCCCTCGTTTTTTATTAAACCGCCGTCATCGTTCACGGGGCATGAGATGACCGTCGAGCTGCCCCGTATCTTTCGATCAGTTCTGGCGGAAGGCGAGCTTGGTGTGGTCCTGCGGCGGCGATGTCGGGAGCTGACCCCAGACGAGGTGCCTGCGGCTATCCTGGGATGGACAGTAGTCAATGACCTCTCAGGTCGCGACAGCATCCTCCGCGTAGTTCCGCCTGCGGCGAAGAAGTCTGCGGATGGGTTCGCACCGATCGGGCCGTACCTGAATCTCGACTCGACGATCCGTCCCTTCACTCTTACCACCCGGCGGAATGGAGCGGTCGTCCAGCAGGGTACGACCGCAGCCATGAGATTCGACGTGGTGCAGTGCCTGGTCTATCTATCCAGCGTCATGACGCTGGAACCCTACGACATTGTTGCTCTTGGCACCCCGCCGCCCAAGCCGGCATTAGTCCCGGGTGACGAGGTTGCCGTCGAGATTGAAGGAATCGGACGGCTGGTGAACCGTATCGCAGCTCGCGGAGCATGTGCTCATTTCACGGGAAAGACCGTGTGA
- a CDS encoding phosphotransferase yields the protein MLTPPFTTLIKHLAAGYASLGRPVKLAPLTFEFQVSNNLFEYSTTGGRFLLKVMAHPQALYGEQDVAERLEVVGQAVCELHRAGLPVEEIVRGDDGRFVHRYQGHILRLYVFNSGRTYTDPDLDNRRSARSLRRLHTEGLLCLSDATRKAMTGFEKAYPIRITASELPTLHRFLKDQAGSRQSYAEILEQWDTVEWAVERTLSHRPVSPDRECLAHTDFHPRNALFSQGQDQATMIDLDNMIIDRRLPCLGFSILRFAFLQRERTLEALQESIALFAADEHRKPEFLDGLHHAMIGIEIEKVLRILHRVRTTGHYTGFIGNICPLHLANIKFLNTSVVCA from the coding sequence ATGCTGACCCCTCCGTTCACCACCCTCATCAAGCATCTCGCTGCGGGTTATGCTTCGCTCGGGCGTCCGGTCAAGCTCGCCCCGCTCACCTTTGAGTTTCAAGTCAGCAATAATCTGTTCGAATATTCGACGACCGGCGGGCGGTTCCTGTTAAAAGTGATGGCTCATCCCCAGGCTCTCTATGGAGAGCAGGATGTTGCCGAGCGGCTCGAGGTCGTGGGACAGGCAGTGTGTGAGCTCCATCGTGCAGGCCTCCCAGTTGAAGAGATCGTTCGGGGTGACGATGGCCGTTTCGTTCATCGTTACCAAGGGCATATCCTGCGGCTCTATGTGTTCAACAGCGGCAGGACATACACCGACCCCGATCTGGACAACCGACGCAGTGCCCGTTCTCTGCGCAGGCTTCATACCGAAGGACTCTTGTGCCTCAGCGATGCCACGCGGAAGGCCATGACAGGATTTGAAAAGGCCTATCCGATCCGCATCACTGCGAGCGAGCTTCCCACGCTGCATAGGTTTCTCAAGGACCAGGCCGGCTCACGCCAGAGTTATGCGGAAATCCTGGAGCAGTGGGACACTGTCGAGTGGGCTGTGGAACGAACGCTCAGCCATCGTCCCGTTTCGCCGGACCGCGAGTGCCTGGCCCATACCGATTTCCACCCTCGGAATGCGTTATTCAGTCAAGGCCAAGACCAAGCGACGATGATCGATCTCGACAACATGATTATAGACCGGCGGCTGCCATGTCTGGGGTTTAGCATTTTGCGGTTTGCTTTTTTACAGCGCGAGCGGACGCTCGAGGCCTTGCAGGAGTCGATCGCACTATTTGCGGCGGATGAGCACCGGAAGCCGGAATTTCTCGATGGGTTGCACCATGCAATGATTGGCATCGAGATCGAGAAGGTGTTGCGGATCCTTCATCGCGTGAGAACGACCGGGCATTATACCGGGTTCATCGGCAACATCTGCCCGCTCCATCTGGCCAACATCAAATTCCTCAATACGAGTGTCGTTTGTGCGTGA
- a CDS encoding class I SAM-dependent methyltransferase, whose protein sequence is MMPTMVQQETALCCPICLGKETAAIRPYRSGLTPSLGPFADLSIRSCGQCSAAFACPLPEENELEAFYAESYRVERGQRSMPRPDAWDGGSVRARAQAAFVLEQLGSGGSWLDIGAGYGLLLDEARRRHVARTGAIEPDLYCGRQIQESGHHLYVSLSEVRSSWDVVSCSHVLEHLRNPREFLRTVRGLLSKQGIVFCEVPNETRLSESPQDLPHLHFFTQVSLMRLFQDSGMTILALSSCGPMAPESGWRKTMREGARRASQRLFRQPPSWIDRLVHPHFHYHEDRSAGAWLRLLARKA, encoded by the coding sequence ATGATGCCCACGATGGTGCAACAGGAAACCGCGCTCTGCTGTCCGATATGCCTGGGCAAGGAAACAGCGGCGATTCGGCCCTATCGGTCGGGGCTTACACCATCACTGGGCCCATTTGCCGACCTCTCCATTCGCTCCTGCGGACAATGCAGCGCCGCCTTTGCCTGCCCTCTGCCGGAAGAGAATGAACTTGAAGCGTTCTATGCCGAAAGTTATCGGGTGGAACGAGGGCAACGCTCCATGCCTCGTCCTGATGCTTGGGACGGAGGTTCGGTAAGGGCACGCGCACAAGCCGCATTTGTCTTGGAGCAGTTGGGATCAGGAGGAAGTTGGCTCGACATCGGGGCCGGCTATGGACTACTGCTCGACGAGGCCCGGCGGCGGCACGTCGCCAGAACGGGAGCGATCGAACCAGACCTGTACTGTGGCCGGCAGATACAGGAGTCGGGGCACCATCTGTACGTGAGTCTCTCGGAGGTACGGTCTTCCTGGGACGTCGTGAGCTGCTCCCATGTCCTGGAACATCTGAGGAACCCCCGCGAATTTCTGCGGACCGTTCGTGGACTTCTCTCCAAGCAGGGAATCGTATTTTGCGAAGTGCCGAATGAGACGCGCTTGTCGGAATCGCCGCAGGACCTCCCGCATTTGCACTTCTTTACGCAGGTCTCGCTGATGCGACTATTTCAGGACAGCGGCATGACCATCCTGGCCCTGTCCAGTTGCGGGCCGATGGCTCCCGAATCAGGATGGCGTAAGACCATGAGAGAAGGCGCTCGGCGCGCCTCACAGAGACTGTTCAGGCAGCCTCCCTCTTGGATTGATCGCCTCGTGCACCCACACTTTCATTACCATGAAGACCGGTCAGCAGGCGCCTGGCTTCGCCTGCTGGCGAGAAAGGCCTGA
- a CDS encoding CatB-related O-acetyltransferase, with protein sequence MSVTRLMSLLAYYGFARHLPASDNHYGRWARVLRRATCRGLFTHMGRGVNVEQKAFFGDGRNIRIGDYSGLGINCRLYGPVSLGKHVMMGPDVIIITSNHKSDRLDIPMTEQGGTGPDPVVIGDDVWIGTRVIILPGVTIGHGAVLAAGAVVTKDVRPYAIVGGNPAKLIRYRDAGHRPAHTDCSSDEDIHAGR encoded by the coding sequence ATGAGCGTCACCAGATTGATGAGCCTCCTCGCCTACTACGGCTTCGCGAGGCATTTGCCGGCATCGGACAATCACTACGGCAGGTGGGCACGGGTCCTCCGCCGGGCGACTTGCCGCGGGTTGTTCACACATATGGGACGTGGCGTCAACGTGGAACAGAAGGCTTTCTTCGGCGATGGACGCAATATCCGTATCGGAGATTATTCCGGCCTCGGCATCAACTGCCGACTGTATGGTCCGGTCTCCCTGGGGAAGCATGTCATGATGGGACCGGATGTCATCATCATCACCTCGAATCACAAGTCCGACAGGCTTGACATCCCGATGACGGAGCAGGGAGGCACAGGCCCTGATCCCGTCGTCATCGGTGATGACGTGTGGATCGGAACGCGGGTTATCATTTTGCCCGGCGTCACAATCGGCCACGGAGCCGTGCTCGCCGCGGGAGCGGTTGTCACGAAAGACGTCCGACCCTATGCCATCGTCGGCGGCAATCCAGCAAAACTTATTCGTTATCGCGACGCCGGTCACAGACCTGCGCACACTGACTGCTCTTCGGACGAAGACATTCACGCAGGCAGGTAA
- a CDS encoding N-acetylneuraminate synthase family protein yields the protein MSRTVQIGKFSVGEGQPCFMVAEIGINHNGNVEIAKKLIDTAALAGCDAVKFQKRTLEIVYTPEELSKPRENPFGKTNGDLKRGLEFGREQYGEIDRYCREKDILWYGSCWDEPSVDFMEQFNPPCYKIASASLTDDNLLRHHRSCGRPLIISTGMSTIEQIDHAVDVLGTNDLIILHCTSTYPSSVEELNLAALQTLRERYDVPIGYSGHEVGLATSVAAAALGACMIERHITLDRAMWGSDQAASIEPQGVWRLVKDVRAIQKAMGDGKKCLYPSEVPVMNKLRRVGL from the coding sequence ATGAGCCGCACAGTCCAGATAGGCAAGTTTTCCGTCGGAGAAGGGCAGCCGTGTTTCATGGTTGCTGAGATCGGGATTAATCACAATGGGAACGTCGAGATCGCTAAGAAGCTCATCGACACAGCGGCACTCGCCGGCTGCGACGCCGTCAAGTTCCAAAAGCGGACGCTTGAGATCGTCTATACGCCTGAGGAACTGAGTAAACCTCGCGAAAATCCTTTTGGGAAGACCAACGGTGATCTCAAACGCGGGTTGGAATTCGGACGCGAACAGTACGGAGAAATCGATCGCTACTGCAGAGAGAAAGATATTCTCTGGTATGGGTCCTGTTGGGATGAACCCTCCGTCGACTTCATGGAGCAGTTCAATCCGCCCTGCTATAAGATCGCTTCAGCAAGTCTGACCGACGACAATCTATTACGACATCACCGGAGTTGCGGCAGGCCGCTCATTATCTCGACTGGAATGAGCACCATCGAGCAGATCGACCATGCGGTGGATGTGTTGGGGACCAATGATCTCATTATTCTTCATTGCACGAGCACCTACCCTTCGTCGGTGGAAGAATTGAATCTGGCCGCCCTGCAGACGTTGCGCGAGCGTTACGACGTCCCGATCGGTTACTCCGGTCACGAAGTCGGATTGGCCACGTCGGTTGCCGCGGCGGCGCTGGGAGCCTGCATGATCGAGCGCCATATTACGCTGGACCGGGCGATGTGGGGAAGTGATCAAGCGGCTTCGATTGAGCCACAAGGCGTGTGGCGTTTGGTCAAGGATGTTCGGGCCATCCAGAAAGCCATGGGCGACGGCAAGAAGTGCCTCTACCCGAGCGAGGTGCCGGTGATGAACAAGTTGCGTCGAGTGGGCCTCTGA
- the asnB gene encoding asparagine synthase (glutamine-hydrolyzing) yields MCGISGYVSSERVTSDPTIQLMTRPLAHRGPDGEGVWAESHVALGNRRLAVLDLSPRGHQPMMSHDRRFVMTYNGEVYNYLELKSDLERSFETGTDTEVVLEAFARWGPESFNRLNGMFACAIWDRFTERLLLVRDRFGVKPLYYAELDGTLYFASEIKSLAAAGVPLEPDQDTWFAYLRYGAYDHSSATFFKGIRRVPPGHYLSWKDGRIELHRWYDLPERVKTDWPDERSDSVVSEEYHQLLQDSVRIRFRSDVPVGVCLSGGLDSSTLVALLKELFGSAQDIQTYHFACGDAAYDETPWVKQLLAETRYPLNIAYLAAAEIPGLAEEAILSQEEPFGGFPTLAMIKLFKLAKSSGTTVLLDGQGLDEQWAGYSYYAQGAESALSGSMPVQGSLNGSTRHGCLSDAFTSLRPRPVYPEPFQDRLSNLRYRDLRYTKLPRALRFNDRASSQASCELREPFLDYRLVELAFKQPDHRLIRHDQHKYLLRKIVRPLLPKDFTEAPKRPVQTPQREWLRGPLRDWVESCLAHASITQSGWFDTDRLHESWEQYLRGESDNSFYVWQWISVALNHHLIESMKAAHKT; encoded by the coding sequence ATGTGTGGCATTAGCGGATACGTCAGCTCAGAGCGAGTCACTTCAGATCCCACGATTCAACTCATGACCAGGCCCCTCGCACATCGCGGGCCGGATGGGGAGGGAGTGTGGGCTGAATCGCACGTGGCACTTGGTAACCGGCGGTTGGCCGTGCTCGATCTGTCCCCGCGCGGTCACCAGCCGATGATGAGTCACGATCGGCGTTTCGTCATGACCTACAATGGAGAGGTCTACAACTACCTCGAGTTGAAATCCGATCTTGAGAGGTCGTTTGAAACAGGAACCGATACGGAAGTCGTCCTTGAAGCCTTTGCCCGGTGGGGTCCAGAGAGTTTCAACCGGCTGAACGGAATGTTCGCCTGTGCGATCTGGGACCGCTTCACTGAACGATTGTTATTGGTCAGAGATCGCTTTGGGGTCAAGCCGCTCTACTATGCCGAATTGGATGGTACGCTCTATTTTGCATCAGAGATCAAGTCACTCGCCGCGGCTGGCGTCCCCTTAGAGCCGGATCAGGACACCTGGTTCGCCTACCTGCGCTACGGTGCGTACGACCACAGTTCCGCTACCTTCTTCAAGGGGATCAGGCGGGTCCCTCCCGGCCACTATCTCTCATGGAAAGATGGTCGTATCGAGCTGCATCGCTGGTATGACCTTCCGGAACGGGTGAAGACAGACTGGCCGGACGAACGTTCGGACAGCGTCGTCAGCGAGGAATACCACCAGCTTCTCCAGGACTCCGTGCGTATTCGGTTCCGCTCGGACGTCCCCGTCGGGGTCTGCCTTAGCGGTGGCCTGGATTCCTCGACGTTGGTTGCGCTGTTGAAGGAGCTCTTCGGTTCGGCCCAGGATATCCAGACCTATCACTTCGCTTGTGGTGATGCAGCCTATGATGAAACGCCGTGGGTTAAGCAATTACTCGCGGAAACCCGCTATCCGCTCAACATAGCTTATCTCGCTGCGGCTGAGATCCCAGGCCTCGCCGAGGAAGCGATCCTTTCCCAAGAGGAGCCCTTCGGAGGATTCCCGACCTTGGCAATGATTAAGCTCTTCAAGCTGGCCAAGAGCTCCGGAACAACGGTGTTGTTGGACGGGCAGGGTCTCGACGAGCAGTGGGCCGGGTATAGTTACTACGCACAGGGCGCAGAGAGTGCGTTATCAGGATCCATGCCCGTCCAGGGCTCTCTCAATGGGTCGACGCGTCATGGGTGTCTCTCAGATGCCTTCACCTCGCTTCGGCCTCGGCCGGTCTATCCGGAACCCTTTCAAGACCGGCTGTCGAACCTTCGCTATCGCGATCTCCGGTATACGAAGCTTCCACGCGCGTTGCGTTTTAACGATCGAGCCTCCTCACAAGCGTCCTGCGAGTTGCGGGAGCCGTTTTTGGATTACCGGTTGGTTGAACTGGCATTCAAACAACCGGACCATCGCCTCATCCGCCACGACCAACACAAATATCTCCTGCGGAAAATCGTTCGCCCACTCCTGCCGAAAGATTTTACTGAGGCTCCGAAACGGCCGGTGCAGACACCACAGCGCGAATGGCTGCGAGGACCTCTCCGGGACTGGGTGGAGAGTTGTCTGGCGCATGCAAGCATCACCCAGAGCGGGTGGTTTGACACCGACCGTCTGCATGAGTCATGGGAGCAATACCTCCGAGGCGAGAGCGACAACTCTTTCTACGTGTGGCAGTGGATCAGTGTCGCGCTCAATCACCATCTTATTGAATCGATGAAAGCCGCTCACAAGACTTAG
- a CDS encoding acylneuraminate cytidylyltransferase family protein: MDRTQKVLAVIPARGGSKGVPRKNIRSVCGRPLITYTIEHARAAQHLFYRIIVSTDDEEIATVAREHGAEVPFLRPANLARDESPMIPMLQHAVDFIEKQDGVRMDWICLLQPTEPFRTVSDIEQCLRLGFAGGCDSVITVVRVFATHPILMKRIEDDVLLPFCVEEREGTRRQDYQPAAYMRNGSIYLSRRDVLMEQGSIWGQTIRPYVMPLERSVSIDTELDLKLAELMMSEQIALERSGSL, from the coding sequence ATGGACAGGACCCAGAAAGTACTAGCGGTGATTCCGGCTCGGGGCGGCTCGAAAGGGGTGCCTCGCAAGAACATTCGTTCCGTCTGCGGGAGGCCGCTGATTACCTATACCATTGAACATGCTCGCGCCGCGCAGCATCTATTTTACCGTATCATCGTGAGCACGGATGATGAGGAGATTGCGACGGTGGCGAGGGAGCATGGGGCGGAGGTGCCATTTCTCAGACCAGCGAATCTGGCTCGCGACGAATCACCTATGATTCCCATGCTCCAACATGCCGTCGATTTCATTGAAAAACAGGATGGGGTCCGTATGGATTGGATTTGTCTTCTCCAGCCGACGGAACCGTTTCGGACGGTCTCAGATATTGAGCAGTGCCTCCGTTTGGGGTTTGCGGGAGGCTGTGATTCCGTCATCACTGTGGTGCGGGTTTTCGCCACACACCCCATTTTGATGAAGCGCATCGAAGATGACGTACTTCTGCCGTTTTGCGTGGAAGAGCGGGAAGGCACCAGACGTCAGGATTACCAGCCGGCGGCGTACATGCGTAACGGATCGATCTATCTGAGCAGGCGAGACGTCTTGATGGAGCAGGGGTCTATTTGGGGACAAACGATTCGTCCCTATGTGATGCCTCTGGAACGATCGGTGAGTATCGATACGGAACTCGATCTCAAGCTGGCCGAACTCATGATGTCGGAACAGATCGCCCTTGAACGGAGTGGAAGCCTCTAA
- a CDS encoding SDR family oxidoreductase: MKTQRTAVILAGSEGLGLAAAQCLGEEGHRVVIFSRSKEKLEAARTFFIKRGHDALIFPGDLTSPDDLERLFSFVEERFGGTDILVNNTGGPKPGNILDLPDDAWHTAFEEQAISLMRAIRRVVPGMRARRWGRIITIASLSVKAPIEGLDLSNFMRGGLAAVHRTLARTLAPHDVNVHMVLPGSIMTARSRSLIQKRADNLKISFDEALSTSIGRIPKGRLGTPEDVGHVVAFLASERAGYLTGNFIRVDGGMYAGLD, encoded by the coding sequence ATGAAGACACAGAGAACCGCCGTCATTCTTGCAGGATCTGAAGGACTCGGTCTCGCTGCTGCGCAATGCCTCGGAGAGGAAGGACATCGCGTTGTCATCTTTTCGCGCTCCAAGGAGAAGCTCGAGGCTGCGCGGACTTTCTTCATCAAACGCGGTCACGACGCACTCATCTTTCCAGGAGATCTGACCTCACCTGACGATCTCGAACGGCTGTTCAGCTTTGTAGAAGAGCGCTTCGGCGGCACCGATATCCTGGTCAACAATACGGGTGGCCCCAAACCTGGGAATATCCTCGATCTGCCCGACGACGCCTGGCATACGGCATTCGAAGAGCAGGCCATCTCCCTGATGAGAGCGATCCGGCGCGTCGTACCGGGAATGCGTGCGCGCCGATGGGGACGTATCATCACCATCGCGTCGCTGTCTGTGAAAGCTCCGATCGAAGGGCTCGATCTTTCTAACTTCATGCGCGGTGGCCTGGCTGCAGTGCACCGCACACTTGCCCGCACGCTTGCTCCGCATGACGTCAACGTCCACATGGTGTTGCCAGGCTCCATTATGACTGCCCGATCACGCTCGTTGATTCAAAAACGGGCGGATAACCTTAAGATCTCGTTCGACGAGGCACTTTCCACCTCAATCGGGCGCATCCCGAAAGGGCGCCTGGGAACGCCGGAAGATGTCGGCCACGTGGTCGCCTTCCTCGCGTCGGAACGGGCCGGCTATCTCACCGGAAATTTCATCCGGGTAGATGGTGGCATGTATGCGGGGCTTGACTGA
- a CDS encoding acylneuraminate cytidylyltransferase family protein: protein MDRTILALIPARGGSKGVPRKNILPLAGKPLIAYSILQALASKWINRVVVSTDDEEIAQVAREWGAEVPFMRPAWCAEDASPDIDVFHHALTWLAEQEGYRPELVVHLRPPGPVRRVEHIDQAIELLLAHPEADAVRSVSVARQTPYKMWHVTGSGHLQPLLQLQDLPDCQSLPRQRLPIVYWQNGYVDVIRPRAILDKQSMWGTCALPYVHNEELLEVDYPEDIPAVEQALRRMQYGDERTIAQGMRHPV from the coding sequence ATGGATCGGACGATACTGGCGCTTATTCCGGCTCGAGGCGGATCAAAGGGCGTGCCTCGCAAGAACATCCTCCCACTCGCGGGAAAGCCGCTGATCGCCTATTCGATCCTCCAGGCGTTGGCCTCGAAATGGATCAATAGGGTCGTCGTCTCGACGGACGACGAGGAAATCGCCCAGGTCGCGAGGGAGTGGGGAGCGGAAGTGCCGTTCATGCGCCCGGCGTGGTGCGCCGAAGACGCGTCGCCGGATATCGACGTGTTTCACCACGCATTGACCTGGTTGGCAGAGCAGGAAGGTTATCGGCCGGAGCTGGTAGTCCATCTTCGTCCACCTGGGCCCGTGCGACGTGTCGAACATATCGACCAGGCGATTGAACTGCTCCTGGCCCATCCCGAGGCGGACGCGGTGCGTTCGGTCAGTGTCGCCCGTCAAACACCGTACAAAATGTGGCATGTCACCGGGTCAGGCCATCTGCAGCCGCTGCTCCAGCTTCAGGACCTGCCGGACTGTCAATCGCTGCCGCGTCAGCGCCTGCCGATCGTGTATTGGCAAAATGGTTATGTTGACGTCATTCGGCCCCGCGCCATACTGGATAAGCAATCGATGTGGGGGACTTGCGCGCTGCCCTATGTCCACAACGAGGAATTGCTCGAAGTCGATTACCCGGAGGACATCCCCGCGGTTGAACAGGCTCTCCGTCGGATGCAATACGGTGACGAGCGTACCATCGCACAAGGAATGCGTCACCCAGTCTGA
- the neuC gene encoding UDP-N-acetylglucosamine 2-epimerase (hydrolyzing), producing MRKVCVVITARPSYSRIKTVLQAIKSHPDLQLQLIVAASALLERYGEVVNVIRADGFQPDAIVYMVLEGENLITTAKSTGLGVVELATIFDNIRPDVVISVADRFETIATAIAASYLNIPVAHVQGGEVTGSIDEKVRHAVTKLSILHFVANRQAADRVIRMGEDPEKVFITGCPSIDLAERVQGSMDNGFDPFAAYAGVGNRFDARDGYMVVMQHPVTTEYRDSASQIHETISAVRTLNRPTFWFWPNVDAGSDQISKGLRQFREAGETSQIYFFKNMTPEDFLRLLAGARCLVGNSSAGIREASYLGLPVVNIGNRQQGRERARNVIDVGYNAAEIVEATEKHLANGRYPSSPLYGDGKAGERIAQILARVPLTVEKRIAY from the coding sequence ATCTTCAACTCCAGCTCATCGTTGCGGCGTCGGCCCTGCTGGAGCGTTACGGGGAGGTCGTGAACGTCATTCGCGCGGATGGTTTCCAGCCAGACGCAATCGTCTATATGGTGCTGGAAGGCGAGAACCTGATCACGACCGCGAAGTCGACCGGCTTGGGCGTGGTCGAGCTCGCCACGATCTTCGACAATATCCGCCCGGATGTCGTGATCAGCGTCGCGGATCGATTTGAAACGATTGCGACGGCCATTGCGGCATCCTATCTCAACATTCCAGTGGCCCACGTCCAAGGTGGGGAAGTGACGGGATCGATCGATGAGAAAGTCCGGCATGCGGTGACGAAGCTCTCTATCCTGCATTTCGTCGCCAATAGACAGGCAGCGGACCGGGTGATCCGCATGGGAGAAGATCCGGAGAAGGTCTTTATCACCGGCTGTCCTTCGATTGATCTCGCCGAGCGTGTTCAAGGCTCCATGGACAATGGCTTTGATCCTTTCGCGGCCTATGCCGGAGTCGGGAACCGCTTCGACGCGCGCGACGGCTATATGGTGGTCATGCAGCATCCGGTCACCACCGAGTACCGCGATTCGGCATCGCAGATTCACGAGACCATTTCTGCCGTCAGGACGTTGAACCGGCCGACCTTCTGGTTCTGGCCCAATGTTGATGCCGGTTCGGATCAGATCTCGAAAGGCCTGCGCCAATTCCGTGAGGCGGGGGAGACTTCGCAGATCTATTTTTTCAAGAATATGACACCGGAGGATTTCCTCCGGCTGCTCGCCGGCGCCCGTTGTCTGGTGGGGAACTCCAGCGCGGGGATCAGGGAGGCGTCGTATCTCGGTCTTCCGGTGGTCAACATCGGCAATCGTCAGCAGGGGAGAGAACGAGCGAGGAACGTCATCGACGTCGGATATAACGCTGCCGAGATCGTGGAGGCCACCGAGAAACATCTGGCCAATGGCCGGTATCCATCCAGTCCTCTGTATGGCGACGGCAAAGCAGGCGAGCGGATTGCGCAAATCTTGGCCCGGGTCCCGTTGACCGTGGAGAAGAGGATTGCATACTGA
- a CDS encoding Gfo/Idh/MocA family oxidoreductase codes for MKVLFAGLGSIGQRHVRNLRTLLGDQVEILAYRANGDSPVLNADMTVKQGAVPETTYNIRSFSNLDDALGEKPDAVFVTNPNSLHLPVALAAAKAGCHLFIEKPLADSLDGVEELIDMVERKNLVAFVAYQFRFHPGLRWIKNLLQEQRLGRLVAAHIVNGEYLPDWHPYEDYRQGHAARRALGGGALRIQTHEFDYALWLFGMPRRVYAVGGHLSGLEIDVEDSVDVLLSCEDRGGLLPVHIHLDYVQRPPQRICEVIGDAGKVQYDFYSNQVVMHDLQARTTQQVHFNGFERNQMFLDELRHFVDCLRGETQPIVDLRESVRSLRFSLLADESLRTGSVVTCASDQQTSLLTSHGITLTRNGG; via the coding sequence ATGAAAGTACTGTTCGCAGGACTCGGTTCAATCGGTCAACGGCATGTCCGAAATCTTCGCACGTTGCTGGGAGATCAAGTTGAAATCCTCGCGTATCGCGCCAACGGCGATAGTCCTGTACTCAACGCCGATATGACTGTGAAGCAAGGAGCGGTGCCGGAGACGACGTATAACATTCGATCGTTTTCGAATCTCGATGACGCGCTGGGAGAGAAACCTGACGCGGTGTTTGTGACGAATCCCAACAGCTTGCACCTTCCCGTCGCCTTAGCGGCAGCCAAGGCAGGATGTCACCTGTTTATCGAGAAGCCGCTGGCCGATTCTCTCGACGGGGTCGAGGAACTGATCGACATGGTCGAGCGCAAGAACCTGGTGGCCTTTGTCGCCTATCAATTTCGCTTCCATCCCGGATTGCGTTGGATCAAGAATCTGCTCCAGGAACAACGCCTCGGACGACTGGTCGCCGCCCACATTGTCAACGGGGAGTATCTTCCGGATTGGCATCCCTATGAGGACTACCGGCAAGGTCACGCGGCGAGGAGGGCGCTCGGGGGAGGGGCGCTCCGCATTCAAACACATGAGTTTGACTATGCCCTGTGGTTGTTCGGCATGCCGCGCCGGGTGTATGCCGTGGGCGGACATCTCAGCGGGCTTGAGATCGACGTGGAAGATTCCGTCGATGTCCTGCTGTCTTGTGAAGATCGCGGGGGACTGCTTCCGGTTCACATTCATCTGGACTATGTGCAGCGGCCACCGCAACGGATCTGTGAGGTGATCGGAGATGCCGGGAAGGTACAGTACGATTTCTATAGCAATCAGGTAGTCATGCATGACTTGCAGGCGCGAACGACTCAGCAGGTTCACTTCAACGGGTTCGAACGCAATCAGATGTTTCTGGACGAATTACGCCACTTTGTCGATTGCCTGCGCGGTGAGACACAGCCGATCGTGGATTTGCGCGAATCGGTTCGAAGTCTCCGCTTTTCTCTTCTGGCCGACGAGTCACTCCGCACGGGAAGTGTGGTGACTTGTGCGTCAGATCAACAGACGTCGCTTCTCACAAGCCATGGAATCACTCTCACGAGGAATGGGGGCTGA